A window from Opitutia bacterium ISCC 52 encodes these proteins:
- a CDS encoding Gfo/Idh/MocA family oxidoreductase, whose product MNFFNDSRRGFFKKVTGLTAGVLAASNSRLAAAPAKPSGARYMGDFKAPKLGTVRIAFIGVGARGVGHAKQLAAIEGTEVVAISDLYEDLAARSLKNCEEAGNGERHKSIKLYHGKKNGWKKMLREVKPDAVVIATPWKDHAPMAIEAMKQGAHAFVEVPLGLTNDELWELVDTSETTGKHCMMMENVNYGREELLYLNLCRKGIIGELLHAEAAYIHELRFQMNEVERGTGSWRTFHYAMRNANLYPTHGLGPVAQYMNLARGEDNFDRIVSFSSPAKGRALYAENNYPADHQWNQLSYEGGDINTSIIKTTLGRTVMVQWDETSPRPYSRHNLIQGTKGTLAGFPTRVALEGGVPGATKDHHRWAQGEGLQAFMEEHDHPLYKRMGSLAERMGGHGGMDFLMRYRMVECLRKGEPLDQNLYEGCFWSAVTPLSEASINEHGSSQKFPDFTRGQWRKTNPLGIVS is encoded by the coding sequence ATGAACTTCTTCAACGATTCTCGCCGCGGCTTTTTCAAGAAAGTCACAGGATTAACAGCTGGCGTCTTGGCCGCATCCAACAGCCGTTTGGCAGCCGCGCCCGCAAAACCATCAGGCGCAAGATACATGGGTGACTTTAAAGCCCCCAAACTGGGTACCGTCCGCATCGCCTTCATTGGAGTCGGTGCCCGTGGTGTGGGGCATGCCAAACAGTTAGCTGCTATCGAAGGTACCGAAGTCGTTGCCATTTCCGACCTCTATGAAGACCTGGCCGCTCGCTCGCTCAAGAATTGCGAGGAAGCGGGCAATGGTGAGCGCCACAAGTCTATCAAACTTTACCACGGCAAGAAAAACGGCTGGAAGAAAATGCTACGGGAGGTGAAACCCGATGCAGTTGTAATTGCTACTCCTTGGAAGGATCACGCTCCCATGGCCATCGAAGCCATGAAGCAAGGTGCACACGCATTTGTAGAAGTTCCACTCGGCCTCACTAACGATGAGCTTTGGGAGTTGGTCGATACCTCCGAGACAACCGGCAAGCACTGTATGATGATGGAAAACGTCAACTACGGTCGGGAAGAGCTTCTCTATCTCAACCTGTGCCGAAAAGGAATCATTGGTGAACTCCTCCATGCAGAAGCTGCCTATATCCATGAACTTCGTTTTCAAATGAATGAGGTCGAGCGCGGCACCGGTAGCTGGCGTACCTTTCATTACGCGATGCGCAATGCGAATCTCTATCCAACCCACGGACTCGGTCCAGTTGCCCAGTATATGAACCTGGCGCGTGGTGAAGATAACTTCGATCGCATCGTATCGTTTTCATCACCCGCGAAGGGACGTGCATTGTATGCAGAAAACAACTACCCGGCGGACCACCAATGGAACCAGCTCAGCTACGAAGGAGGAGACATCAATACCTCCATCATCAAAACGACGCTCGGACGAACGGTTATGGTCCAGTGGGATGAAACCAGCCCACGCCCCTACTCCCGTCATAATTTGATTCAAGGAACCAAAGGCACACTGGCTGGCTTCCCTACAAGAGTCGCTCTTGAGGGCGGAGTGCCGGGCGCGACCAAAGATCATCACCGCTGGGCACAAGGTGAAGGCCTTCAGGCATTCATGGAGGAGCACGATCACCCACTCTACAAGCGCATGGGTTCTTTGGCAGAACGTATGGGCGGGCATGGCGGCATGGACTTCCTCATGCGCTACCGGATGGTCGAGTGCTTGCGCAAGGGCGAGCCCCTCGATCAAAACCTATACGAAGGTTGTTTCTGGAGCGCGGTCACTCCCTTAAGTGAAGCCTCTATAAATGAACACGGTTCTTCACAGAAATTCCCCGACTTCACTCGTGGCCAGTGGAGAAAAACGAATCCTCTGGGTATCGTCTCATGA
- a CDS encoding sulfatase-like hydrolase/transferase, whose protein sequence is MLAWGCSSKSQPDNSKPNIILIVSDDQGYGDLSVNGILDDVSTPNLDKLASQGTRFTQAYASSPICNTSRCAIITGAYQQRFGMQWYGGPGISNWDQPTMAELLKEAGYNNGYVGKVHYGSPNGPGARNFPIEHGFDEFFGSENARIHYMIHNQEAIDAFDAARAKNPAPSNSWGMGPFRDGIDEVDMEGMSTEIFGEKARDFVSRNQHQPFFLYLSFNAVHNFTHQLPEAYLEEHGLEDYGDWDPTKEPYLDWYYRSRRPNNPDGRAHYLGQLHYLDQEVGRLVDHVDQLGLREDTLIVYIGDNGGSRPIYAENTPLRGSKFTLYEGGTRVPLIVSQPGSLPENQVSHNIVSALDLLPTFLTASGQSTPEFADGIDLFPILTNEDPNHQHDVLHWKTSDEWSIRKGDWKLHTVHGPGASPTEKVELEQGVFLRNLRTNPSESMDFAKEHPGILTQLQGLHEAWVAELPVSTSNVPSATEWADEKGKK, encoded by the coding sequence ATGCTTGCATGGGGATGCAGTTCAAAGAGTCAGCCTGATAATTCCAAGCCCAACATCATCCTCATCGTTTCCGACGATCAAGGCTATGGGGATCTTTCTGTGAATGGAATTCTGGATGACGTTTCGACACCGAATCTGGATAAGCTCGCTTCCCAAGGAACACGCTTTACTCAAGCCTACGCCAGCTCACCCATCTGCAACACCTCTCGTTGCGCAATCATCACAGGTGCCTACCAACAACGCTTCGGCATGCAGTGGTATGGAGGTCCCGGAATATCAAACTGGGATCAACCAACCATGGCAGAACTCCTCAAAGAGGCTGGCTACAACAATGGCTATGTGGGTAAAGTTCACTACGGTTCTCCCAATGGACCGGGCGCCAGGAACTTCCCGATAGAACATGGGTTCGACGAATTCTTTGGATCCGAGAACGCTCGTATTCATTATATGATACACAATCAAGAAGCGATCGATGCATTTGATGCGGCTCGGGCCAAGAATCCAGCACCCAGCAATTCCTGGGGCATGGGTCCCTTTCGTGATGGCATTGACGAAGTCGACATGGAAGGCATGAGCACTGAGATCTTCGGAGAGAAAGCTCGTGACTTTGTAAGTCGGAATCAGCATCAACCGTTCTTCCTCTACCTCTCTTTCAACGCCGTTCACAATTTTACCCATCAATTGCCTGAAGCGTATTTAGAAGAACACGGACTTGAAGACTATGGCGATTGGGATCCGACAAAGGAACCTTACTTGGATTGGTACTACCGTTCACGTCGTCCGAACAACCCCGATGGTCGAGCACACTATCTGGGACAACTCCACTATCTAGATCAGGAAGTCGGTCGATTAGTAGACCATGTAGACCAACTCGGCTTGCGTGAAGACACCCTGATTGTCTACATCGGTGACAATGGTGGTTCACGTCCTATCTATGCGGAGAACACTCCCCTTCGAGGAAGCAAGTTCACGCTCTACGAAGGCGGAACGCGCGTACCGCTTATTGTCAGTCAACCAGGCAGCTTGCCTGAGAACCAGGTCTCCCACAATATCGTAAGTGCTTTGGATCTTTTACCCACCTTTCTTACCGCTTCTGGACAAAGCACGCCTGAGTTTGCAGATGGCATCGACTTGTTTCCGATTCTCACCAATGAAGATCCGAACCACCAACACGATGTACTCCACTGGAAGACCTCAGATGAGTGGTCCATTCGTAAGGGTGACTGGAAACTTCACACCGTGCATGGTCCCGGCGCATCCCCTACAGAGAAGGTCGAACTCGAGCAAGGTGTGTTCCTTCGAAACCTGAGAACGAATCCTTCCGAATCCATGGATTTCGCAAAGGAGCATCCAGGAATCCTTACCCAACTTCAAGGCCTCCACGAAGCCTGGGTAGCCGAGCTCCCTGTGAGCACAAGCAATGTTCCGTCAGCAACCGAATGGGCCGACGAAAAAGGTAAAAAATAA
- a CDS encoding arylsulfatase has product MKKILVPLLGSITALLTFNGCGPTDAEREAAAEAKPPNIIYILADDLGYNELGSYGQTLIETPHLDELAAQGMRFTQHYSGSPVCAPSRCILLTGKHSGHAYIRGNDEWSERGDTWNFEKAVADPNLEGQRPIPAGTNTIGSLLKNVGYKTGIVGKWGLGAPLTEGIPNKQGFDFFYGYNCQRQAHTLYPVHLWRNEEKHILANELVPPSTPLEEGADPNDEASYARYRLTDYTPELMLNEAVGFMKENQDHPFFLYFASPIPHVPLQAPQRWVDHYKEKLGKEEPYIGNKSYFPNQTPRATYAAMVSYLDESVGKLIETLKEMGQYENTLIVFSSDNGPTYNGGSDSAFFDSAAPFNSAYGWAKGFVNEGGIRVPMIASWPGKINPGQTSEHISAFWDVLPTLCEVSGAETPADTDGISFLPTLLGKEEQKAHEFLYWEFPSYTGQQAVRMGDWKGIRKNIFKGNLDIQLFNLVTDPREELDVAAANPEIVKKIELLMVQEHRPAELEKFKITQLGD; this is encoded by the coding sequence ATGAAAAAAATCCTAGTCCCCCTACTTGGCTCAATCACAGCATTACTGACCTTCAACGGCTGTGGTCCCACCGATGCAGAACGTGAAGCCGCCGCGGAAGCTAAACCTCCCAACATCATCTACATCTTAGCTGACGACCTTGGCTACAATGAGCTTGGTTCCTACGGGCAAACCTTGATTGAGACGCCACACCTCGACGAACTGGCTGCCCAAGGCATGCGTTTCACTCAACACTACTCAGGTTCTCCCGTGTGCGCGCCATCTCGCTGCATACTCTTAACCGGTAAACACAGTGGTCATGCTTACATTCGAGGGAATGATGAATGGAGTGAACGTGGAGACACCTGGAATTTTGAAAAAGCAGTTGCAGATCCAAACCTGGAAGGACAACGCCCCATCCCAGCAGGCACCAACACGATAGGGTCACTGCTAAAAAACGTCGGTTACAAAACCGGAATCGTCGGAAAGTGGGGACTGGGCGCACCCCTCACTGAAGGTATTCCCAACAAGCAGGGATTTGATTTTTTCTACGGCTACAACTGCCAACGTCAGGCGCATACCTTATATCCGGTTCATCTATGGCGAAATGAAGAGAAACATATATTGGCTAACGAACTCGTTCCGCCAAGCACACCTCTCGAAGAAGGAGCCGATCCCAATGACGAAGCGAGTTATGCCAGATATCGACTCACCGACTATACGCCTGAACTCATGCTCAATGAAGCAGTCGGCTTCATGAAGGAAAACCAGGACCATCCATTTTTCCTATATTTTGCTTCTCCCATTCCTCATGTGCCCCTGCAAGCGCCCCAACGCTGGGTCGATCACTACAAAGAAAAGCTTGGAAAAGAAGAGCCTTACATTGGTAACAAAAGCTACTTCCCCAACCAAACCCCCAGAGCTACCTACGCAGCGATGGTCTCCTATCTCGACGAGAGCGTTGGCAAGCTGATTGAAACCTTAAAAGAAATGGGCCAATACGAAAACACCCTTATCGTTTTCTCCAGTGACAATGGTCCGACCTATAATGGCGGAAGTGACTCGGCTTTCTTTGATAGCGCTGCACCCTTCAACAGTGCCTATGGTTGGGCCAAAGGATTTGTGAACGAAGGCGGTATCCGCGTTCCCATGATCGCTAGTTGGCCAGGAAAGATAAACCCCGGACAAACCAGTGAGCACATATCTGCCTTCTGGGATGTACTACCCACCTTATGCGAAGTGTCAGGAGCCGAAACTCCAGCCGACACGGATGGTATCAGCTTTCTACCTACACTCCTAGGCAAAGAAGAACAAAAGGCCCACGAATTCCTCTATTGGGAATTTCCATCCTACACGGGGCAGCAAGCCGTTCGAATGGGCGACTGGAAAGGCATCCGCAAAAATATTTTTAAGGGCAACCTGGACATTCAGTTATTCAACCTGGTAACCGATCCTCGAGAGGAGCTAGACGTAGCAGCAGCGAATCCAGAGATCGTGAAGAAGATAGAATTACTCATGGTGCAGGAGCATAGGCCTGCAGAACTGGAGAAATTTAAGATCACGCAGTTGGGGGACTAG